In Sorghum bicolor cultivar BTx623 chromosome 10, Sorghum_bicolor_NCBIv3, whole genome shotgun sequence, one genomic interval encodes:
- the LOC8065532 gene encoding casparian strip membrane protein 3, translated as MKGSSEHGETSKAAPLGRGGVSKGVSVLDLILRFIAIIGTLASAIAMGTTNETLPFFTQFIRFKAQYSDLPTLTFFVVANSIVCAYLILSLPLSIVHIIRSRAKYSRLLLIFLDAAMLALVTAGASAAAAIVYLAHKGNVRANWLAICQQFDSFCERISGSLIGSFGAMVMLILLILLSAIALARR; from the exons ATGAAAGGATCCAGCGAGCATGGCGAGACCTCGAAGGCGGCGCCCCTGGGCAGGGGTGGTGTCAGTAAAGGAGTGTCCGTGCTTGATCTTATACTTCGCTTCATTGCCATCATCGGCACCCTTGCTAGTGCCATTGCAATGGGCACCACCAACGAGACGCTGCCTTTCTTCACACAGTTCATCCGCTTCAAGGCGCAGTACAGTGATCTCCCTACTCTCAC GTTCTTTGTCGTGGCAAATTCTATTGTCTGCGCCTACCTCATCCTTTCGCTCCCACTATCTATAGTGCACATCATCAGGAGCAGGGCTAAATACAGCAGGCTGCTCTTGATCTTTCTTGACGCG GCAATGCTAGCATTGGTGACTGCGGGAGCATCTGCAGCAGCGGCTATTGTGTACTTAGCACACAAAGGCAATGTCAGGGCAAACTGGCTTGCCATCTGCCAGCAGTTCGACTCATTCTGCGAGCGTATCTCTGGATCCCTCATTGGTTCGTTCGGAGCCATGGTTATGCTGATACTGCTGATATTACTCTCCGCCATTGCCCTAGCCAGGCGCTAG